From a region of the Pseudanabaena sp. BC1403 genome:
- a CDS encoding MotA/TolQ/ExbB proton channel family protein produces MSKLFDTLVAGGVTVIPLMIFSFLVVGFAIERSIFWSRIRKHQKRIVRTALEMYQEDPTQAKDFLQQHLDLPIARIYLEAISMPDATPTEFALALDSRTQSEIPHLKRFNNIFEIIVGLAPLLGLLGTVTGLISSFGSLTLGDVGGSKALNVTGGISEALISTAVGLIVAVMALIVASIFKSLYAQQLAYFDECCSQIELKHLRSHRQQANQQVNAHV; encoded by the coding sequence ATGTCTAAACTGTTTGATACTCTAGTTGCAGGTGGCGTTACCGTCATTCCCTTGATGATTTTCTCATTTCTAGTAGTTGGTTTTGCGATCGAGCGTTCAATTTTTTGGTCGCGCATTAGAAAACATCAGAAGAGGATTGTCAGGACAGCCTTGGAAATGTACCAAGAAGATCCTACTCAAGCTAAAGATTTTCTTCAACAACATCTAGATCTACCGATCGCCCGCATTTATCTAGAGGCTATATCCATGCCTGATGCCACACCGACTGAATTTGCTCTAGCTCTTGATTCGCGGACTCAATCAGAGATTCCTCACCTCAAACGTTTCAATAATATTTTTGAAATTATTGTTGGCTTAGCGCCTTTACTCGGACTACTCGGTACTGTAACGGGTTTGATCAGTTCTTTTGGCTCTCTGACATTAGGAGATGTCGGTGGATCTAAGGCTCTCAATGTTACAGGAGGCATTAGTGAAGCATTAATTTCTACGGCTGTTGGTTTAATCGTGGCTGTAATGGCGCTTATCGTCGCAAGTATTTTCAAATCGCTTTATGCTCAGCAACTTGCCTACTTTGACGAATGCTGTTCTCAAATAGAGCTAAAACATTTGAGATCGCATCGACAACAAGCAAATCAACAGGTAAATGCTCATGTCTAG
- a CDS encoding TonB-dependent siderophore receptor: MSLLKLLLLASGFLSVFWGLANAANAEPLTVEEMRSQVSHRSSDLRSISSTQPATSQPISQSMVADDSDETEIRVTGTKSPFAPSSSPTYIIPKSEIEQQNPSTAAEILRSLPGFAINDYGFGADIHTGTFLRGFSINQSIFQINGRSFGSNVSTYHGGTDLNGIPADAIESVELTGGTSATLYGSEAFGGVINLTTKKEPQPLKATAGVEIGSYGYQRYRIGYGGTLDNVNFRLGYERFSTDNNYPVPVGAANRNPADGRLFNGDTRIDNFYGSVEAPLDSRNSFSLDAYKTASRRGLLYFGFPLQRDRLDHDLLNIGATLTTKLGDGNDSILKTTIAFNQDFFNTYGPSGAFFRTGSLDSKALSGRVENQWQISPTYKLTSGLDISSSSIRGDVFSNNPAFRVNTGVVSRDRSHVALFALNTLQLDNNFQLELGLRQNFTNDFGSYLNPTVGTRWNITPEIIFRNSFAVLQRNPGLDQLFVPDSIHSWLPNPNLIPEKGVAYTAGFDFNLSNSFTAQLTYFGSSLSDRLGIIAGRWENVGQVSTNGIEAALKLQITPEFSSFFNYTYTDAKVTSSRTASEVGLQLATVPYSVAKLGVNYNSNGYQANLFFNYYSGSRRSVFAATGVNPTEFSPAYLSLDFNAKVPLYKDLSLTLSLENLTDQSYEKTNRIFQPGLTYRIGLQASF; the protein is encoded by the coding sequence ATGAGTCTTTTAAAGTTGCTATTATTAGCATCTGGTTTTTTGTCAGTATTTTGGGGTTTGGCTAATGCGGCTAATGCAGAACCATTAACTGTTGAGGAAATGCGATCGCAAGTCTCTCACCGTAGTTCAGATTTAAGGTCAATATCTTCTACTCAGCCAGCAACATCTCAACCGATCTCCCAAAGCATGGTTGCAGATGACAGTGATGAAACAGAAATCCGAGTGACAGGTACGAAATCGCCATTCGCTCCTAGTTCTTCCCCCACTTATATCATTCCTAAATCCGAAATCGAACAGCAAAACCCTAGTACTGCCGCCGAGATATTACGCAGCTTGCCTGGATTTGCGATTAATGATTATGGTTTTGGTGCTGATATTCATACAGGTACGTTCCTGCGTGGCTTTTCGATCAATCAGTCCATATTTCAAATTAATGGGCGTTCTTTTGGCAGCAATGTTAGTACTTATCACGGCGGGACTGATCTCAATGGTATTCCTGCCGATGCGATCGAAAGTGTCGAACTCACAGGTGGTACTAGCGCTACACTCTACGGTTCGGAAGCCTTTGGTGGAGTGATCAACCTTACCACCAAAAAAGAGCCACAACCACTCAAAGCAACCGCAGGAGTTGAGATTGGTTCCTATGGCTATCAGCGCTATCGAATTGGCTATGGCGGCACTCTAGATAATGTCAACTTCCGCTTGGGGTATGAGCGTTTTAGCACTGATAATAACTATCCAGTGCCCGTAGGAGCAGCTAACCGTAACCCTGCTGATGGCAGATTGTTTAATGGAGACACTCGCATTGACAACTTCTATGGCAGTGTCGAAGCACCCCTTGATTCTCGAAATTCTTTTAGCCTTGACGCATACAAAACGGCTAGTCGGCGTGGACTGCTTTATTTTGGATTTCCATTACAACGCGATCGCCTCGATCATGATTTGCTCAATATCGGCGCGACCCTAACCACCAAACTGGGCGACGGGAATGATTCTATTCTCAAAACGACAATCGCATTTAATCAAGACTTTTTCAACACCTATGGACCATCAGGAGCATTCTTTCGGACTGGTTCCTTGGATTCTAAAGCCCTAAGTGGACGAGTGGAAAATCAATGGCAAATCTCGCCTACTTACAAACTCACCTCAGGATTGGATATCAGTAGCAGTTCTATTCGTGGCGATGTTTTCAGCAACAATCCCGCTTTTAGAGTTAATACTGGTGTGGTCAGTCGCGATCGCTCACATGTGGCTTTATTTGCGCTAAATACCTTGCAGCTTGATAATAATTTTCAGCTTGAGCTGGGTTTGCGCCAAAACTTCACCAATGATTTTGGGAGTTATCTCAATCCCACTGTTGGCACAAGATGGAATATCACACCTGAGATAATCTTTCGTAACAGCTTTGCAGTTCTCCAGCGCAATCCTGGACTCGATCAGCTATTTGTTCCTGATAGCATTCATAGCTGGCTTCCGAATCCTAACTTGATCCCTGAAAAGGGTGTGGCATATACGGCGGGATTTGACTTTAATCTTTCAAATTCTTTCACTGCTCAGTTGACCTATTTTGGCAGCAGTTTAAGCGATCGCCTCGGAATTATTGCAGGACGTTGGGAAAATGTAGGACAGGTGAGCACCAATGGAATCGAGGCGGCTTTAAAGTTACAAATCACGCCTGAGTTTTCATCATTTTTTAACTACACCTACACCGATGCCAAAGTTACTAGTAGCAGAACTGCTTCTGAAGTTGGCTTACAGCTAGCTACAGTTCCCTACTCTGTTGCTAAGTTGGGTGTTAACTATAACTCCAATGGTTATCAAGCTAATCTGTTTTTTAACTATTACAGTGGCTCTCGTCGATCGGTATTTGCCGCCACAGGAGTGAACCCCACTGAGTTTTCACCAGCTTATCTCAGCCTAGATTTTAATGCCAAGGTTCCATTATACAAAGATTTATCTTTGACCCTAAGTCTAGAAAATCTAACTGATCAAAGCTACGAAAAAACCAACCGCATTTTTCAACCTGGGCTCACCTATCGGATTGGCTTACAAGCTAGTTTTTAA
- a CDS encoding GNAT family N-acetyltransferase, protein MLQQASRYTTTWVDTVNKVKSEAWNILAKPLATPFFEWEWLSNLESSGCAIAQQGWLPSHLLVWQGDVLVAAAPLYLKGHSQGEFVFDHQWADLSYRLGIEYYPKLLGMAPFTPAVGYRFLMHPELCDRADEVSKIYDLMLAEIDRLCDKHQMSGCNFLYVDPSWKHELESRGFTTWMHHSYVWENQEFTDFDDYLKNFNANQRRNIKRERKSVESTGINMRVYTGEEIPHYFYGYMYELYNDHCNKFWGGSKYLNRKFFENLAHSFRDRLVFVAGEIADHPQPLGMSFCIRKDDQLFGRYWGAVQEIDCLHFNACYYKPIEWAISQGIKRFDPGAGGQHKKRRGFPATPNYSLHRFYRDRLKQILVPYINEVNTYEAKQIQAINNELPFDFAPPDLNV, encoded by the coding sequence ATGCTGCAACAAGCTTCCCGTTATACGACGACTTGGGTGGATACAGTTAATAAGGTTAAGTCTGAAGCATGGAATATTCTCGCAAAGCCTTTGGCGACTCCTTTTTTTGAATGGGAATGGCTCTCGAATCTAGAGTCTTCTGGCTGCGCGATCGCACAGCAGGGATGGCTACCTAGTCATTTATTGGTATGGCAAGGTGATGTATTAGTGGCGGCTGCACCTCTGTATTTGAAGGGGCACAGCCAAGGCGAGTTTGTATTTGACCACCAATGGGCGGATTTATCCTATCGGTTGGGGATTGAGTATTATCCGAAATTATTGGGCATGGCTCCATTTACGCCTGCGGTGGGTTATCGCTTTTTGATGCATCCTGAGCTTTGCGATCGCGCTGATGAGGTATCAAAAATTTATGATTTGATGCTTGCTGAGATCGATCGCCTTTGCGACAAACACCAAATGTCGGGCTGCAACTTTTTATATGTTGATCCTAGTTGGAAGCATGAGTTGGAGTCGCGGGGATTTACAACTTGGATGCACCATAGTTATGTTTGGGAAAATCAAGAATTTACCGATTTTGATGATTATCTCAAAAATTTCAATGCCAATCAGCGCCGAAATATTAAACGTGAACGTAAATCGGTGGAAAGTACAGGAATTAACATGCGCGTTTATACGGGTGAAGAGATTCCACATTATTTCTATGGCTATATGTATGAGCTATATAACGATCATTGCAATAAATTTTGGGGCGGTAGCAAATATTTAAATCGCAAGTTTTTTGAAAACCTCGCCCATAGCTTTCGCGATCGCCTTGTGTTTGTGGCGGGTGAGATCGCGGATCATCCACAACCTTTGGGCATGTCATTTTGTATTCGCAAAGACGATCAACTATTTGGGCGATATTGGGGAGCGGTACAGGAAATCGATTGTTTGCATTTCAATGCTTGCTATTACAAGCCGATCGAATGGGCGATTTCTCAAGGAATTAAACGCTTTGACCCAGGGGCAGGTGGTCAGCACAAAAAAAGGCGCGGATTTCCTGCGACTCCAAATTACAGTTTGCATCGCTTCTATCGCGATCGGCTCAAGCAAATTCTTGTACCTTACATTAATGAGGTAAATACTTATGAGGCTAAGCAAATTCAGGCAATTAACAACGAACTACCCTTTGATTTTGCTCCACCCGATTTGAACGTATAA
- a CDS encoding DUF4058 family protein, whose translation MPSPFPGMNPYLENPELWSAVHSRLIVAIADALADTISQDYRIEIEKRTYWSDETGDDLLIGIPDVALLSRSTTNSEKNIATAVAERTESAPTRILLPTYEEISERYLEIREVQTGKVITAIEILSPKNKKTGEGREAYLRKRRRILQTQTHFVEIDLLRTNSSFLQGQLPASDYHILVSRSHERPAADLYAFSIRDRIPNFSIPLRLGELEPTLDLQILVDQVYQRGRYDLAIDYSQPTQPRLNSQDEIWANSLIENS comes from the coding sequence ATGCCCTCCCCCTTTCCTGGCATGAATCCTTATTTAGAAAATCCTGAACTATGGTCGGCTGTGCATAGTCGATTGATCGTGGCGATCGCTGATGCCCTCGCTGACACCATTAGCCAAGACTATCGCATTGAAATCGAAAAACGCACTTATTGGAGCGATGAAACGGGTGATGATCTACTAATTGGGATACCAGACGTTGCTTTGCTTAGTCGAAGTACAACAAACAGTGAAAAAAATATAGCGACCGCAGTTGCTGAACGAACAGAAAGCGCTCCAACTCGTATTCTCTTGCCAACATATGAGGAAATTAGCGAACGCTATCTAGAAATTCGTGAAGTCCAAACTGGAAAAGTGATCACTGCGATCGAGATACTTTCTCCTAAAAACAAAAAGACAGGTGAGGGACGCGAAGCTTATCTCCGCAAAAGAAGGCGAATTTTACAAACCCAAACTCATTTTGTGGAAATTGATCTCTTAAGAACTAACTCATCCTTTTTACAAGGGCAACTTCCTGCGTCTGATTATCATATTTTGGTCAGTCGTAGCCACGAGCGTCCTGCTGCTGATTTATATGCGTTTTCAATTCGCGATCGCATTCCTAATTTCTCTATTCCCCTACGCTTAGGTGAATTAGAACCAACACTAGACCTGCAAATTTTAGTGGATCAGGTTTATCAACGCGGACGTTATGACTTAGCGATCGACTATTCTCAACCGACGCAACCACGTTTAAATAGTCAAGATGAAATTTGGGCAAACAGCTTAATCGAAAATAGTTAG
- the rnhA gene encoding ribonuclease HI, with the protein MTSKIYLKGVRAYGYVGYLPEENVLGQWFEVDTTLWVDFEKSTHSDEIDDTVNYVSCIRKIENLIQTQKFKLIERLVGAIADSLLEDEKIAQVEVRVIKQPPIPNFLGSVAVEIVRSRTQVTSTNTSTKSESTPETISLPQSPITESQLPITNHKLPITNSTESKIISIHTDGACSKNPGPGGWGVVIHFSDGSTKELGGGIRETTNNQMELQGAIAALEFLSTHKQSTPVDLYTDSKYVLDGITKWIKGWKKNGWKTKDNKPVKNQEFWQQLDPLNSSNIRWHWVEGHSGDPDNERCDAIARSYTAKYM; encoded by the coding sequence ATGACAAGCAAAATTTATTTAAAGGGCGTAAGAGCATATGGATATGTGGGATATCTGCCCGAAGAGAATGTATTAGGACAATGGTTTGAGGTGGATACAACATTATGGGTAGATTTTGAAAAGTCCACCCATAGCGATGAGATTGACGATACGGTTAACTATGTTTCTTGTATTCGCAAGATTGAGAATCTAATTCAGACACAGAAATTTAAACTGATTGAGAGATTGGTTGGCGCGATCGCAGACAGCTTGCTCGAAGACGAAAAAATCGCACAGGTTGAAGTACGAGTGATCAAGCAACCGCCAATTCCCAATTTTCTAGGCTCTGTTGCCGTAGAAATTGTGCGATCGCGTACTCAAGTCACCTCCACAAATACAAGTACAAAATCAGAATCAACACCAGAAACCATATCTCTCCCCCAATCACCAATCACCGAATCCCAATTACCAATTACCAATCACAAATTACCAATTACCAATTCCACTGAATCCAAAATCATCAGCATCCATACCGATGGCGCTTGTTCTAAAAATCCAGGCCCTGGTGGTTGGGGCGTAGTCATCCATTTCTCCGATGGCAGTACCAAAGAACTCGGCGGTGGTATCCGCGAAACAACTAACAATCAAATGGAATTACAAGGTGCGATCGCAGCTTTAGAATTTCTCTCCACTCATAAACAATCCACTCCCGTCGATCTCTATACCGATAGTAAATATGTGCTAGATGGAATCACCAAATGGATTAAAGGCTGGAAAAAGAACGGGTGGAAAACTAAGGATAATAAGCCTGTCAAAAATCAAGAATTTTGGCAACAACTCGATCCTCTCAATTCATCAAATATTCGCTGGCATTGGGTAGAGGGACATTCTGGCGATCCTGATAACGAAAGATGCGATGCGATCGCTCGTAGTTACACCGCCAAATATATGTAA